The stretch of DNA CTGCAACTGCGCGAAACCACCATGGACCCGGCCACCCGCCGCCTGGTGCAACTGACCGTGGATGATGCCGAGCAGACCCTGGCCCTGATGGACATGCTGCTGGCCAAGAAGCGTTCCGGCGACCGCAAGGAATGGCTGGAAGCCAACGGCCACCAGGCGGAGCTGGCGTGAAGAGCACCCGGGCTGTACTCAGCCTGCGCTGGCAGCTGCTGGTGCCTTTCTTCTGCCTGTTGCTGCTGGTGTTCTCTGCTTTTGTGGCTATCAACCAGGGCAGCGTCAACAAGGTTTATGACGGGGTCCGGGAACGCACCACCCTTTATCGCAAGCAGGTGTTCAGTGCCGAGCTGCTCCAACAGCGCACCCTGAGCCCCTGGACCCTGCTCTGTGGCGAAAGCCAATGCCGGCTGCAAAGCGCAGGTAACGACCTGGACCTGCAAGCCCTCAGCCGCCTTTTGCAGGCGGATGTACTGGTGGTGGAAAGGGCCGGTAATCGGCTGCTGGCCGCCAGCGGCGAGACCCAGCCCAAGATCCGGGCCCATTGCCTCAGCGAAGGCCAATGTGACCTGGGTGGGCTGTGGCTGGTCAGCCTCTTTGAGGATGACGGCAAGGTGCTGATGGCACAGTTGGACGGGCGCAACATGCTGGCCGACAAGAACCAGGCTCTGGTCAGCACCCTGGTCTTTGGCCTGGGCGGCCTGGTGGTTTGCCTCTTTATCTTCTACCTGCTGCTGCGCCGCCCCCTGGAGCGCCTCACTGCCATCAGCGACGCCGTACCTTTGCTGGCCAAGGGCGCCTACGAGGGCTTTCGGGCCAGGCTGCGCACCATAGGCCGCCACCAGAAGCTGCTGGACGAACCGACCCTGCTGGCCCAGCGCCTGGAAGAGATGTCCTTGCAGCTCGAGTCCATGGACTGCCAGCATCAGAAGCGGGCCGGTGAACTGCAATGGTTGGCCAGTCATGACGTGTTGACCGGCCTGGTCAACCGCCGCCAGTTCGAACTGGAACTGCAAGAACTGCTTAAACGCCAGCAGGTGGTAAGCCTGCTGTTTATGGACTTGGACAACTTCAAGTTCGTCAACGATGTGGCCGGCCACAAGGTGGGTGACCGCCTCTTGGTGCGGGTGGCCAAGGTGCTGCAGCAGCTGATGCCCGACAACGCCTGCGTGGCCCGCTTTGGCGGCGACGAGTTTGCGGTGCTGGTGCCTGGGCTGAGCCTGGGGGGTGAAGAGTCGTTGCTGGAACGGCTTTACCATGCCCTTCGGGAAGTGCGGGTCAGCGGTGGCGGCCAGCTCCATTCCCCTTCGGTGTCCATTGGCCTGGCCAGGCTTCCAGAAGACGGTGAAGACATCGATGATGTGATGGCCAGGGTCGACATGGCCATGTACAAGGCCAAGGAGCAGGGCAAGAACCGTTATGTGCGGGCCCTGACCCAGGAAAGCGACCAGGAACTGGGCAAGCATCTGTACTGGCTGGAAAAGTCCAAGCATGGCATCAATACCAGTAACCTCTGCCTCTACTTCCAGCCCATAGTGGACACCGAAAGCCGGGAGGTCGCCCATTACGAGACCCTGCTTCGGGCCCGTGACCGGGACGGCGCCTGGGTGTCGCCGGTGGAGTTTATCCGCGCCGCCGAACAGACCGGCCGTACCACCGAGCTGGATCTGTGGGTGTTTAGAAAGCTGCTGGACCTGATGGACAAGCTGCCGGTAGACAAGCTGGTGCGCTTCTCGGTCAACCTGTCTCCCAAGACCTTCGGGGAGCTGGACGCCATTGCCCAGATAGCCCACGAGCTGCAAAGTAAGTCGGAGCTGGCCCGGCGTCTTATCATCGAGATCACCGAAACGGCAGCCCTGACCAACCTGGACCAGGCCCGCCGTTCTATCCAGCAGCTCAAGATGCTGGGCTGCCACTTCGCCCTGGACGACTTCGGGGTCGGCTATTCGTCTTTCCATACCCTGAAAACCTTGCCGGTGGACTTCATCAAGATCGACGGCTCCTTTATCCGGGGCCTGGCCAGCCAGCATGCCGACTCCATCTTCGTGCGGGCCCTGGTGGATATCGCCAGCCAGTTTGGCTACCGCACCATTGCCGAATTCGTCGAAGACGAAGAAGTGGCGGAGCTGCTGGACATACTGCAGGTCAGCTACATGCAGGGCTACCTGTTCGGCAAGCCGCAACCGGCACAAACCCTATGGCCTGATATGGCCGTAGCCTGAATAACTGATTGATAAACCAAGATAAGGCCCATGGACGAAATCGCAGCTAGCCTCGACGGTATCGAACAGATGCCCCTGCGCCGTTTCACCGAATCGGCGTACCTGAACTACTCCATGTACGTTATCCAGGACCGCGCCCTGCCGCACCTGGGTGACGGCCTCAAGCCAGTGCAGCGGCGCATCGTCTACGCCATGAGCGAGCTGGGCCTGAGCGCGACGGCCAAGTATAAGAAGTCGGCCCGTACCGTCGGTGACGTGCTGGGTAAATACCACCCCCACGGCGACAGCGCCTGCTACGAAGCCATGGTGCTGATGGCCCAGCCCTTCTCCTACCGCTACCCGCTGGTAGACGGCCAGGGCAACTGGGGCGCGCCGGACGACCCCAAATCCTTCGCCGCCATGCGTTACACCGAGTCGCGGCTGGCCA from Gallaecimonas xiamenensis 3-C-1 encodes:
- a CDS encoding putative bifunctional diguanylate cyclase/phosphodiesterase, translated to MKSTRAVLSLRWQLLVPFFCLLLLVFSAFVAINQGSVNKVYDGVRERTTLYRKQVFSAELLQQRTLSPWTLLCGESQCRLQSAGNDLDLQALSRLLQADVLVVERAGNRLLAASGETQPKIRAHCLSEGQCDLGGLWLVSLFEDDGKVLMAQLDGRNMLADKNQALVSTLVFGLGGLVVCLFIFYLLLRRPLERLTAISDAVPLLAKGAYEGFRARLRTIGRHQKLLDEPTLLAQRLEEMSLQLESMDCQHQKRAGELQWLASHDVLTGLVNRRQFELELQELLKRQQVVSLLFMDLDNFKFVNDVAGHKVGDRLLVRVAKVLQQLMPDNACVARFGGDEFAVLVPGLSLGGEESLLERLYHALREVRVSGGGQLHSPSVSIGLARLPEDGEDIDDVMARVDMAMYKAKEQGKNRYVRALTQESDQELGKHLYWLEKSKHGINTSNLCLYFQPIVDTESREVAHYETLLRARDRDGAWVSPVEFIRAAEQTGRTTELDLWVFRKLLDLMDKLPVDKLVRFSVNLSPKTFGELDAIAQIAHELQSKSELARRLIIEITETAALTNLDQARRSIQQLKMLGCHFALDDFGVGYSSFHTLKTLPVDFIKIDGSFIRGLASQHADSIFVRALVDIASQFGYRTIAEFVEDEEVAELLDILQVSYMQGYLFGKPQPAQTLWPDMAVA